One window of the Clostridia bacterium genome contains the following:
- a CDS encoding ABC transporter ATP-binding protein, with amino-acid sequence MRQLIRLLRYVRPYWLQLTSSVVLMAMVGLLDAFRVLLIGPIFDRVLNPASQSKEIALFKLPYTEHTVYLQQFVPQHFQNAWTVVAFSLVAATVLKGICDYLGTYAVNYAGFGLITDLRNNLYSSVLRRSVSFFHKHPTGTLVSTIINDIDKVQFAMSSVLAEFLQQFFTLIFTAAIVVLLGGKLAWVLVIFVPFILFSARRIGGRVRHTTRKGQDKLAEIQNILQETISGNRIVKAFGMELWEIGRFRSAANRLFKANLRSVSAAAVSSPLMDIFGAVAIGLLLLLGRDQIKAHVFTAGTFLAFIIAVFKLYDPVRKFAMFNNSFQQALGASGSIFAFMDAEDTVIQKPDALVLPAFSQSIQFDHVGFGYGENGEGREILRDIDLKVETGEVLAIVGSSGSGKTTMVNLIPRFFDVTQGRLLIDGHDVRDLTLASLRSQIGVVTQETILFNDTVRNNIAYGQPKVKQDQVVAAAQAALAHDFIMNMPEGYDTVIGERGFRLSGGERQRLSIARALLKNAPILILDEATSALDTESEALVQAALHNLMSGRTVFVIAHRLSTVRRADRIVVLENGAIADMGSHEDLISRLGTYRRLYDLQFVDLEPPRHEAEKATD; translated from the coding sequence ATGCGGCAACTAATACGACTCCTGCGATACGTCCGGCCCTACTGGCTGCAACTCACCAGTTCCGTTGTGCTGATGGCGATGGTTGGGCTGCTGGACGCCTTCCGGGTGCTGCTCATAGGTCCCATTTTCGATCGCGTTCTGAACCCGGCATCGCAGTCGAAAGAGATCGCTCTCTTCAAGCTCCCGTACACTGAACACACCGTCTACCTGCAGCAGTTCGTGCCGCAGCACTTCCAGAACGCGTGGACGGTAGTTGCGTTTTCGCTGGTCGCGGCAACCGTGCTCAAGGGCATCTGCGATTACCTGGGCACCTACGCCGTCAACTATGCCGGCTTCGGCCTTATCACCGACCTTCGCAACAATCTGTATAGCAGCGTGCTCCGTCGCTCCGTCTCGTTCTTTCATAAGCATCCGACGGGCACGCTCGTTTCCACCATCATCAACGACATCGACAAGGTGCAGTTTGCGATGTCGTCAGTGCTTGCCGAGTTCCTCCAGCAATTCTTCACGCTCATCTTCACGGCTGCGATCGTTGTGTTACTGGGTGGAAAGCTCGCCTGGGTGCTAGTGATCTTTGTACCGTTTATCCTGTTCTCGGCTCGCCGCATCGGCGGGCGCGTCCGCCACACCACGCGTAAGGGACAGGACAAGCTGGCGGAGATTCAGAACATCCTGCAAGAGACCATCTCCGGCAACCGCATCGTTAAGGCGTTCGGCATGGAATTGTGGGAGATCGGACGATTCCGCAGCGCAGCGAACCGCCTGTTTAAGGCTAACCTGCGATCGGTGAGCGCCGCAGCCGTGAGTTCTCCGCTCATGGACATCTTTGGCGCCGTAGCGATAGGCCTGCTTCTGCTGCTTGGTCGAGACCAGATCAAGGCACACGTCTTCACGGCCGGAACTTTCCTTGCGTTCATCATCGCCGTGTTCAAGCTCTACGATCCCGTACGCAAGTTTGCGATGTTCAACAACAGCTTCCAGCAGGCGCTGGGTGCCTCGGGCTCGATTTTCGCGTTCATGGATGCTGAAGATACAGTGATTCAGAAGCCGGATGCGCTGGTACTGCCAGCGTTCAGCCAGAGTATCCAGTTCGATCATGTTGGCTTTGGATACGGCGAGAATGGCGAAGGCCGCGAGATTCTCCGCGACATCGATTTAAAAGTCGAAACCGGAGAAGTCCTCGCCATCGTGGGTTCCAGCGGCTCCGGCAAGACAACGATGGTGAACCTGATCCCACGGTTCTTTGATGTCACCCAGGGCCGTCTGCTGATAGATGGGCACGACGTGCGCGACCTGACGCTGGCATCCTTGCGATCGCAGATCGGCGTCGTCACACAGGAGACGATCCTGTTCAATGACACGGTTCGCAATAACATTGCGTACGGCCAGCCAAAGGTGAAACAGGACCAGGTCGTCGCCGCCGCACAGGCCGCACTGGCGCACGACTTCATCATGAACATGCCCGAGGGCTACGACACCGTTATCGGCGAGCGTGGCTTCCGCCTTTCGGGAGGCGAACGCCAGCGGTTGAGCATCGCCCGCGCGCTGCTGAAGAATGCGCCCATTCTCATCCTTGACGAAGCGACCTCGGCGCTGGACACGGAATCCGAGGCGCTCGTTCAGGCGGCGCTGCATAACCTGATGTCAGGACGGACGGTGTTCGTCATCGCGCACCGCTTGTCCACGGTTCGCCGCGCCGACCGCATCGTGGTCCTGGAGAACGGCGCGATAGCCGATATGGGCAGTCACGAGGACCTCATCAGCCGCCTCGGAACCTATCGACGACTATACGACCTCCAATTCGTTGACTTGGAGCCGCCCCGTCACGAGGCGGAGAAAGCTACTGACTGA
- a CDS encoding YicC/YloC family endoribonuclease, translated as MSIRSMTGFAQVKGQHGGISFTITLKSVNHRFLDLHLRLPSNSDALEQKIRRVFKEHLHRGHIELTLSIERTDTGAVTINRELVSGYIQAYRKAAGEFGISGEPDLNAILRLNGALSSSGEVSEDEGLQSALLVTVEEGIARLNEMRTHEGDGAARELRERMHHLGHSTAEVEQMRGAVLRAYLEKVQSRMQELLGANADPERVLQEAAMLAERSDIQEEIVRMKTHIQHFLGLLDEGGEVGKKLDFLLQEMNREANTLLSKTSGVAGEALRITEMGLAMKSEIEKSREQVQNIE; from the coding sequence ATGTCGATCCGATCCATGACTGGTTTCGCCCAAGTGAAAGGGCAGCACGGCGGAATCAGTTTCACTATCACACTGAAATCGGTCAATCATCGCTTCCTTGACCTGCATCTGCGTTTGCCTTCCAATAGTGACGCTCTCGAACAGAAGATCCGTCGCGTGTTCAAGGAACATCTTCATCGCGGCCACATAGAGCTGACACTCTCGATCGAACGTACCGACACGGGCGCCGTGACCATCAATCGCGAACTAGTCTCTGGCTACATACAGGCTTACCGCAAAGCGGCCGGGGAGTTTGGCATCTCCGGAGAGCCGGACCTGAACGCCATTCTGCGACTGAACGGCGCACTGAGCAGCTCGGGTGAAGTTTCCGAAGATGAAGGGCTGCAATCCGCACTCTTAGTTACAGTGGAAGAGGGCATCGCCAGGCTGAACGAGATGCGCACACACGAAGGCGACGGCGCGGCTCGTGAACTGCGCGAACGCATGCATCACCTGGGGCACAGCACGGCCGAAGTAGAACAAATGCGGGGCGCAGTTTTGCGCGCCTACCTTGAGAAAGTACAATCAAGGATGCAGGAACTCCTCGGGGCCAATGCTGACCCTGAACGCGTTCTCCAGGAAGCTGCCATGCTGGCCGAGCGCAGTGACATTCAGGAAGAAATCGTGCGCATGAAGACGCACATCCAGCACTTCCTGGGGCTGCTTGATGAAGGCGGCGAAGTCGGTAAGAAGCTCGACTTCCTCTTGCAGGAGATGAACCGCGAGGCCAACACGCTGCTGTCGAAGACATCCGGCGTGGCTGGCGAAGCGTTGCGCATTACCGAGATGGGGCTGGCCATGAAGTCCGAGATAGAAAAATCGCGCGAACAGGTGCAAAACATCGAATGA
- the gmk gene encoding guanylate kinase yields the protein MSGLVFIISAPSGSGKSTLVNGLRSNVPGLEFSVSYTTRKPRGVEKQGYEYFYVDRAAFERMIEQHEFLEYADVFGNYYGTARRFLVEAHAHGNDLLLDIDVQGASQLQASLPDAISIFILPPNRAELERRLRCRSEAEHVDGEIINRRLRTAAKEIENYSKYSYILVNDHLQESIDALTAIVLSERRKRSRGELCESERALLAKAEQYLLPNVRERVQPILASFALPESQVVRK from the coding sequence ATGAGCGGTCTCGTTTTCATCATTTCGGCTCCATCCGGCTCTGGCAAATCGACGCTCGTCAATGGGCTGCGCAGCAACGTACCCGGCCTCGAGTTTTCCGTTTCGTATACCACGCGCAAACCACGCGGGGTGGAGAAACAGGGATACGAATACTTCTACGTGGATCGCGCCGCATTCGAGCGCATGATCGAACAGCACGAGTTCCTTGAGTACGCCGACGTGTTTGGCAATTACTACGGCACGGCGCGACGCTTCCTTGTGGAAGCCCATGCTCACGGCAACGACCTATTGCTCGATATCGACGTGCAAGGCGCATCGCAGTTGCAGGCGAGTCTACCGGACGCAATCAGCATCTTCATCCTGCCTCCGAACCGCGCCGAACTCGAGCGCCGGCTGCGGTGTCGAAGCGAGGCTGAGCATGTTGATGGAGAAATCATCAATCGACGGCTCCGAACCGCCGCAAAAGAAATTGAGAATTACTCTAAATACAGCTATATTCTCGTGAACGACCACCTGCAGGAATCCATCGATGCGCTAACGGCAATCGTCTTATCAGAGCGCAGGAAGCGCTCTAGAGGCGAACTGTGCGAGAGCGAGAGGGCACTCCTTGCCAAGGCGGAACAGTACCTGCTTCCCAATGTTCGTGAGCGCGTTCAGCCGATACTGGCGTCTTTCGCGCTCCCGGAATCACAAGTGGTCCGTAAGTAG
- the rpoZ gene encoding DNA-directed RNA polymerase subunit omega, with translation MELINGFDSNYRYILVAARRARQLQSGARPLVDTQSRKPCRIAEQEIQASLVKWFIPEKPKSAAVAASELLDKALEGNQL, from the coding sequence ATGGAACTGATCAACGGTTTCGACAGCAACTATCGGTACATCCTTGTGGCGGCGCGTCGCGCCCGCCAGCTTCAGTCCGGCGCAAGGCCGCTGGTCGATACGCAATCCCGCAAGCCCTGCCGTATCGCCGAGCAGGAGATTCAGGCATCGCTGGTGAAGTGGTTCATCCCTGAGAAGCCGAAGTCTGCCGCCGTTGCCGCGAGTGAATTGCTGGATAAGGCTCTGGAAGGGAATCAGCTTTAA
- the coaBC gene encoding bifunctional phosphopantothenoylcysteine decarboxylase/phosphopantothenate--cysteine ligase CoaBC: protein MKIALGVTGGIAAYKAAEILRMLQDRGIHVQVVMTRGAQEFVRPLTFAALSGEKVITEMFSEYESNVDSAVEHISVAQSIDALVVAPATADTLAKFANGIANDFLSTLYLATTAPVIVAPAMNVNMWQHEATRKNIETLRQRGVRVVEPGSGYLACGMLGAGRLAEPEQIIESVMETLGVAQDLKDETVLVTAGPTFEPIDPVRYLGNRSSGKMGYAIAEAAVRRGARVILVSGPTALKAPAAAEVVQVERAQQMREAVLVRFPDVSVVIKTAAVADYRPAQVATHKIKRGKAISLALEPTTDILAELGTQKFPQHILVGFAAETENLIDNARKKLASKHADAIVLNDVSRSEIGFGSDRNAVTIVTASEVLDVPDAPKFEIAQRVLDTVVELRRKRAVKPAPEQPTTAHK from the coding sequence ATGAAAATCGCACTCGGCGTTACCGGCGGCATCGCGGCCTACAAGGCTGCGGAGATTCTGCGAATGTTGCAGGACCGTGGCATCCACGTTCAAGTAGTTATGACGCGTGGCGCGCAGGAATTCGTCCGTCCGCTCACCTTTGCGGCACTTTCCGGCGAAAAAGTTATCACCGAGATGTTCTCGGAGTACGAGTCCAATGTGGACTCCGCGGTCGAGCACATCAGCGTCGCGCAATCCATCGACGCGCTGGTTGTTGCGCCCGCGACGGCAGATACGCTGGCGAAGTTCGCCAACGGAATCGCCAACGACTTTCTTTCCACGCTGTATCTGGCCACTACTGCGCCCGTGATCGTTGCTCCGGCGATGAACGTCAACATGTGGCAGCACGAAGCAACGCGCAAGAACATCGAGACGCTGCGCCAGCGCGGCGTCCGCGTCGTTGAGCCCGGCAGCGGCTACCTTGCTTGCGGAATGTTGGGCGCGGGACGGCTCGCCGAGCCCGAGCAGATCATCGAGAGCGTCATGGAGACGCTTGGGGTGGCGCAGGACCTTAAAGACGAGACCGTGCTGGTCACTGCCGGCCCGACGTTTGAACCAATTGATCCAGTCCGCTATTTGGGTAACCGTTCCAGCGGCAAGATGGGATACGCCATCGCCGAAGCGGCAGTAAGACGCGGCGCGCGCGTCATTCTTGTCAGCGGCCCCACCGCTCTGAAGGCGCCGGCGGCCGCCGAGGTAGTGCAGGTTGAGAGGGCACAGCAGATGCGCGAAGCGGTTCTCGTTCGCTTCCCCGACGTGTCCGTCGTGATCAAAACGGCGGCGGTTGCAGACTATCGCCCCGCGCAGGTAGCAACGCACAAGATCAAGCGCGGGAAGGCGATCAGCCTGGCACTCGAGCCGACGACCGACATTCTTGCCGAGCTCGGCACGCAAAAATTTCCGCAACACATTCTTGTCGGCTTCGCCGCGGAAACCGAAAACTTGATCGACAATGCGCGCAAGAAACTCGCCTCGAAGCACGCGGACGCCATTGTGCTCAACGACGTCTCTCGGTCGGAGATTGGTTTCGGCTCAGATCGCAATGCCGTTACGATTGTGACTGCGAGCGAAGTGCTTGATGTGCCGGACGCCCCAAAATTCGAAATCGCTCAACGCGTGCTCGACACGGTTGTGGAGTTGCGCCGCAAGCGAGCCGTCAAGCCTGCACCTGAGCAGCCAACCACGGCTCACAAATAG
- a CDS encoding uracil-DNA glycosylase, which produces MAKTLDPLTRQAVADRLRYYRDLGIYDFYKRPPGEPSENAASSAVEVANPEAAGSEISPESAVNPMPVLDDRVSALHGIREDLGDCTRCVLHKQGRKQIVFGVGNPEAELMFVGEGPGADEDEQGEPFVGRAGQLLNNMIQAMGLRREDVYIANVVKCRPPQNRTPEREECDTCSPFLMRQIAVVQPKIIVALGAVAAKNLLGVNDSMANLRGRFYDFSPVLPKNAPERALDFEGTKLAVTYHPAYLLRDPRQKKETWKDLQMVMHYLGLPMPQKSSE; this is translated from the coding sequence ATGGCAAAGACACTGGATCCCTTGACCCGCCAGGCCGTCGCCGATCGTCTGCGCTACTATCGCGATCTCGGCATTTACGACTTCTACAAGCGCCCGCCCGGCGAACCGTCCGAAAATGCCGCCAGTTCGGCTGTTGAGGTTGCGAATCCCGAAGCTGCTGGATCAGAAATTTCTCCGGAGAGTGCCGTGAATCCAATGCCTGTTCTGGATGACAGGGTGTCCGCGCTGCATGGCATTCGTGAAGACCTGGGCGATTGCACGCGTTGCGTGCTTCATAAGCAGGGACGCAAGCAGATCGTCTTCGGCGTCGGGAATCCCGAAGCCGAGTTGATGTTCGTCGGCGAAGGTCCCGGCGCGGATGAAGACGAGCAGGGCGAGCCTTTTGTGGGACGCGCCGGTCAGTTGCTCAATAACATGATTCAGGCGATGGGGCTACGGCGTGAAGACGTGTACATCGCGAATGTCGTCAAGTGCCGCCCTCCGCAGAACCGCACGCCCGAACGCGAAGAGTGCGACACCTGCTCGCCGTTCCTCATGCGGCAGATCGCCGTCGTGCAACCGAAGATCATCGTTGCGCTCGGTGCTGTCGCGGCGAAAAACCTGCTTGGCGTTAACGACTCCATGGCGAACCTGCGTGGCCGTTTCTACGATTTCTCGCCCGTGCTTCCCAAAAACGCGCCTGAACGCGCGCTCGACTTCGAGGGAACGAAGCTTGCAGTCACCTACCATCCGGCGTATCTTTTGCGCGATCCGCGGCAGAAGAAAGAGACGTGGAAAGACCTGCAGATGGTCATGCATTATCTCGGCCTGCCCATGCCGCAGAAGTCCAGCGAGTAA
- the priA gene encoding primosomal protein N', with translation MSQQPNAAASMDAQGNQSLLGDQREASPQFCDVALPIPLDAVFTYRVNGTVPVVGGRVIVPFREKRLSGIVTRLHDEAPDASIKTRNVAQVLDTVSVLDENLLELGRWIAQYYIAPLGDVYRTMLPLGAEFQKTIAYRITEAGSEALYESATAGSSRRSQKDAEHQMVEYAVLDYLADGDLVREASLRNATGATKDVIRTLLSKKWIAREDLSGIRDASRTVRIAVLKETNGKLNDNQQKIIDTLREHDGRIPVDDLRALSVPRTTLQTLVKRGIVEIAEEKADFTVSGMKPRTRLDFLFTNAQQQALKHIRAAADSRQFSVTLLHGVTGSGKTAVYLAAMQSVLAENRSAILLVPEIGLTPAMAADLHSFFGEEVAVLHSSLSDDERAEQWHRIRRGEARIVVGTRSAVFAPVADLALIIVDEEHDNSYKQEETPRYHARNVAAVRAKMLGAAVVLGSATPSLESYLNVRKKYALVELPDRVEQRVMPEVEILDMRQEFQETGKEHVLSRKLIAGIQERLERGEQAMILLNRRGYSAFVMCRSCGDTIECRDCAIALTHHKRDRRLVCHYCGYQQAIPTVCPKCSSEYVQFLGTGSEKLEDLLHSAFPQARIGRMDRDTVRGHADFERILNSLQAGDIDLLVGTQMIAKGHDVHGVTLVGVVGADTALSLPDFRAAERTFQLLTQVAGRAGRGATPGKVVVQTYFPDHYAVLFASQHDYAGFAEKELRFRSWMHYPPFTALANVLVRSDKVEEALRYSGILGKWFEGTRHEGIRVLGPAAAPIVRLKRDYRYHFVLKSASREKLNALLRAMLQHAAENKVPRSNVMIDVDAMSLM, from the coding sequence ATGTCCCAGCAACCCAACGCGGCGGCGTCCATGGACGCGCAGGGAAACCAGTCTCTGCTCGGCGACCAGCGTGAGGCGTCACCGCAGTTCTGCGATGTCGCGCTTCCCATTCCGCTCGATGCCGTATTCACCTATCGCGTAAACGGCACCGTGCCCGTCGTCGGCGGACGCGTCATCGTGCCCTTTCGCGAGAAGCGCCTTTCCGGCATAGTCACACGCCTCCACGACGAAGCGCCTGATGCCAGCATCAAGACGAGGAACGTCGCACAGGTCCTCGACACCGTTTCCGTGCTTGATGAAAACCTGTTGGAGCTTGGGCGCTGGATTGCGCAGTACTACATCGCGCCTCTCGGAGACGTGTACCGCACCATGCTGCCGCTCGGCGCGGAATTCCAGAAGACGATTGCGTATCGCATCACTGAGGCCGGGTCGGAGGCGCTGTACGAATCCGCCACGGCAGGCTCGTCGAGGCGGTCGCAAAAAGATGCCGAGCACCAGATGGTCGAATACGCCGTGCTGGATTATCTTGCCGATGGCGACCTGGTACGCGAAGCATCGCTGCGCAACGCAACCGGCGCGACGAAGGATGTGATTCGTACGCTGCTGTCGAAAAAGTGGATTGCGCGCGAAGACCTCTCCGGCATACGCGACGCGAGTCGCACCGTGCGCATCGCCGTCCTCAAAGAAACGAACGGCAAGCTCAACGACAATCAGCAGAAGATCATCGACACCCTGCGCGAACACGACGGCCGCATTCCGGTCGATGACCTGCGCGCGCTGAGCGTGCCGCGAACGACGCTCCAGACGCTGGTCAAGCGTGGCATCGTGGAGATTGCGGAAGAGAAAGCCGACTTCACCGTGAGTGGCATGAAGCCGCGCACGAGGCTCGACTTCCTGTTCACAAACGCGCAACAGCAGGCACTCAAGCACATCCGCGCCGCTGCCGATTCCCGGCAGTTCTCGGTGACGCTGCTGCACGGCGTTACAGGCTCGGGCAAGACGGCCGTGTACCTTGCGGCCATGCAGTCCGTGCTTGCCGAGAACCGCAGCGCCATCCTGCTCGTGCCGGAAATCGGACTGACTCCGGCGATGGCCGCCGACCTGCACAGCTTTTTCGGCGAAGAGGTCGCCGTGCTGCACTCGTCCTTGTCGGACGATGAGCGAGCCGAGCAGTGGCACCGCATACGCCGTGGCGAAGCGCGCATCGTAGTTGGTACGCGCTCGGCTGTGTTCGCTCCCGTCGCGGACCTTGCACTCATCATTGTCGATGAAGAGCACGACAATTCGTATAAGCAGGAAGAAACACCGCGATACCACGCGCGCAACGTCGCGGCGGTAAGAGCCAAGATGCTTGGGGCTGCCGTAGTGCTGGGTTCCGCAACGCCGTCTCTTGAGTCCTACCTGAACGTGCGAAAAAAATACGCGCTTGTCGAACTGCCGGACAGAGTAGAGCAGCGCGTCATGCCTGAAGTCGAAATTCTCGACATGCGCCAGGAGTTCCAGGAAACAGGCAAAGAGCACGTGCTCTCGCGCAAGCTGATCGCGGGCATACAGGAACGACTCGAACGCGGCGAGCAGGCCATGATCCTGCTGAACCGTCGCGGCTACTCTGCGTTCGTCATGTGCCGTTCCTGCGGCGACACCATCGAGTGCCGCGATTGCGCAATTGCCCTCACGCACCACAAGCGTGACCGCCGCCTTGTCTGCCACTACTGCGGATACCAGCAGGCAATCCCAACCGTGTGCCCCAAGTGCAGTAGCGAGTACGTTCAATTTCTCGGCACCGGCTCGGAGAAACTCGAAGACCTTCTGCACTCTGCCTTCCCGCAGGCGCGCATCGGACGCATGGATCGCGACACAGTGCGCGGGCACGCCGACTTCGAGCGCATCCTGAATAGTCTTCAAGCGGGCGACATCGATCTGCTGGTCGGTACGCAGATGATTGCCAAAGGGCACGACGTCCATGGCGTCACTCTGGTCGGCGTCGTAGGGGCGGACACCGCCCTGAGTCTCCCGGACTTCCGCGCCGCCGAGCGCACCTTCCAGCTACTCACGCAGGTAGCTGGGCGGGCAGGCCGCGGGGCCACGCCGGGCAAAGTGGTTGTGCAGACCTACTTCCCGGATCACTATGCCGTCCTCTTTGCCTCCCAGCACGACTATGCAGGCTTCGCGGAGAAGGAGCTGAGGTTTCGCAGCTGGATGCACTATCCGCCGTTCACGGCGCTCGCAAACGTGCTCGTGCGTAGTGACAAGGTCGAGGAGGCACTGCGCTATTCCGGCATCCTGGGCAAGTGGTTCGAGGGTACGCGCCATGAAGGCATCAGAGTTTTGGGGCCTGCCGCCGCTCCCATCGTCCGCCTCAAGCGAGACTACCGTTACCATTTTGTGCTGAAGTCCGCCAGCCGCGAAAAGCTGAACGCGCTGTTGCGCGCCATGCTTCAGCATGCGGCAGAGAACAAGGTTCCGCGCTCGAACGTCATGATTGACGTGGATGCCATGTCACTGATGTAG
- a CDS encoding ATP-binding protein, whose amino-acid sequence MSNEQKPAEAPKPPSSSKEERHSLDFDHDSTLIKMSVTIPARVEAISAAVEGIIAVVRTIDCASGKDFEIETALREALANAITHGCHNDPDKQVQCCVACQEEHGMLIIVRDPGQGFDPLAIPNPTIGENLYDNHGRGIYLINELMDEVRFERGGTEIHMRKY is encoded by the coding sequence GTGTCGAATGAGCAGAAACCGGCGGAAGCACCCAAGCCACCGTCCAGCTCAAAAGAGGAACGCCACAGCCTCGACTTCGACCACGACAGCACGTTAATCAAAATGAGTGTCACCATTCCTGCGCGCGTGGAGGCGATCTCGGCAGCCGTGGAGGGCATTATTGCTGTGGTCCGCACGATCGACTGCGCTTCCGGCAAGGACTTCGAGATTGAGACGGCGCTGCGTGAAGCACTGGCAAACGCCATTACCCATGGCTGCCATAACGATCCCGACAAGCAGGTGCAGTGTTGCGTTGCCTGCCAGGAAGAGCATGGCATGCTCATCATCGTGCGAGATCCCGGCCAGGGTTTCGATCCGCTCGCTATCCCCAACCCAACGATCGGCGAGAACCTGTACGACAATCACGGCCGTGGCATTTATCTGATCAATGAATTGATGGATGAAGTGCGTTTCGAGCGTGGCGGAACCGAAATTCACATGCGCAAGTACTAG